A section of the Apodemus sylvaticus chromosome 10, mApoSyl1.1, whole genome shotgun sequence genome encodes:
- the Ndufaf8 gene encoding NADH dehydrogenase [ubiquinone] 1 alpha subcomplex assembly factor 8: MSVNGAVWGRVRSRLRAFPEHLAACGAEASAYGKCVQASTAPGGRLSKDLCVREFEALRSCFAAAAKKTMTRGS, translated from the exons ATGTCTGTCAACGGAGCGGTTTGGGGGCGTGTGCGTAGCCGTCTCCGAGCCTTCCCGGAGCATCTGGCGGCCTGCGGAGCTGAG GCCTCGGCGTATGGCAAGTGCGTGCAGGCCTCCACTGCCCCAGGAGGCCGCCTGAGTAAGGACCTCTGCGTCCGTGAGTTCGAGGCCCTGCGGAGCTGCTTCGCCGCCGCG GCCAAGAAGACCATGACGAGAGGCTCCTAG
- the Tepsin gene encoding AP-4 complex accessory subunit tepsin isoform X3, translating to MAAVPPLRDRLSFLHRLPILLKGTSDDDIPCPGYLFEEIAKISHESLGSSQCLLEYLLNRLDSSSGHVKLKVLKILLYLCGHGSSSFLLILRRNSALIQEATAFAGPPDPLHGNSLYQKVRAAAQDLGSTLFSDAMPQPPSQPLQTLPPAGMGAQARPHGALQGFGYTKESGRTAVRHQPGQAGGGWDELDSSPSSQNSSCTSNLSRASDSGSGSGSGSHSGTSREPGDLAERAETMPPNDCQQELNLVRTVTQGPRVFLSREETQHFIKECGLLNCEAVLELLLHQLVGTSECEQMRALCAIASFGSADLLPQEHVLLLCRPQLQQLGAGSPGPVTNKATKILRHFEASCRQQFPTGRPRAQPNFAAALVGPADLLTSPVPPPGSQVFLQPLSSTTVVPRSPVPTPSPDTLPPALEDPSEVRPGLVCSSEQGTESEQRQESTDTPGDSSGSCPWSPNSLFAGMELVACPRLPRPSSQDLQADLQKVTAEAPVSEPSAFAFLNM from the exons ATGGCGGCTGTTCCGCCGCTGCGGGACCGCTTGAGCTTCCTACATAGG CTCCCCATTCTGTTGAAGGGGACCTCGGATGATGACATCCCATGTCCAGGCTACCTGTTTGAAGAGATTGCCA AGATTTCCCACGAGTCACTGGGCAGCAGCCAGTGCCTGCTGGAGTACCTCCTAAACCGCCTAGACAGTAGCTCTGGCCACGTGAAGCTCAAG GTGCTGAAGATCTTGCTTTACCTGTGTGGTCAcggctcttcctccttcctgctcaTTCTTAGGAGAAACTCTGCTCTCATCCAGGAAGCCACAG CTTTCGCAGGGCCTCCAGATCCTCTTCATGGAAATAGCTTGTACCAGAAGGTGCGGGCGGCTGCCCAG GACCTGGGTAGCACCCTGTTCTCAGACGCCATGCCGCAGCCTCCCTCACAGCCGCTCCAGACCCTGCCTCCTGCAG GCATGGGCGCCCAGGCCAGACCTCATGGTGCTCTGCAAGGCTTTGGCTACACTAAGGAGAGTGGCCGGACAG CTGTGAGACACCAGCCTGGGCAGGCCGGCGGAGGCTGGGATGAGCTGGACAGCAGTCCCagttcccagaattcctcctgcACCAGCAACCTCAGCAGGGCCTCGGACTCAGGGAGTGGGTCTGGCAGTGGCAGCCACTCGGGCACCAGCCGGGAGCCAGGTGACCTGGCAGAAAG GGCTGAGACCATGCCCCCAAATGACTGCCAGCAAGAACTGAATCTAGTGAGGACTGTGACACAGGGGCCACGTGTCTTCCTGAGCCGTGAGGAGACACAGCATTTCATCAAAGA GTGCGGCCTGCTCAACTGTGAGGCTGTGCTGGAGCTGCTCCTCCACCAGCTGGTCGGGACCAGTGAGTGTGAGCAGATg AGGGCGCTGTGTGCCATCGCATCCTTTGGGAGTGCTGACCTCCTGCCTCAGGAACATGTCCTCCTCCTGTGCCGACCGCAGCTGCAGCAACTTGGTGCAGGAAGCCCTGGACCTGTGACCAACAAAGCCACCAAG ATCCTGAGACACTTTGAAGCCTCCTGTAGACAACAGTTCCCTACCGGAAGGCCCCGTGCCCAGCCCAACTTCGCAGCTGCCCTTGTGGGCCCAGCTGACCTGCTGACCAGCCCTGTGCCTCCCCCTGGGAGCCAGGTCTTCCTCCAGCCTCTTAGCTCTACCACAGTCGTGCCCAGGAGTCCTGTGCCCACTCCATCCCCAGATACCTTACCTCCTGCCCTGGAGGATCCCAGCGAGGTCAGGCCCGGATTGGTCTGTTCTAGTGAACAAGGGACAGAGtctgagcagaggcaggagagcacAGACACCCCAGGGGATAGCTCTGGTTCATGCCCGTGGAGCCCCAACTCTTTGTTTGCTGGCATGGAACTGGTGGCTTGCCCCCGCCTGCCCCGCCCCAGCTCTCAGGATCTCCAGGCAGATTTACAGAAGGTGACCGCAGAAGCTCCAGTCTCAGAGCCATCAGCGTTTGCGTTTTTAAACATGTGA
- the Tepsin gene encoding AP-4 complex accessory subunit tepsin isoform X1: MAAVPPLRDRLSFLHRLPILLKGTSDDDIPCPGYLFEEIAKISHESLGSSQCLLEYLLNRLDSSSGHVKLKVLKILLYLCGHGSSSFLLILRRNSALIQEATAFAGPPDPLHGNSLYQKVRAAAQDLGSTLFSDAMPQPPSQPLQTLPPAGMGAQARPHGALQGFGYTKESGRTGSAGETFLSTIQRAAEVVANAVRPGPDNPCTKGPSPYGETYQPAVTPSASLTHPNPGNLLPGAVLGARAVRHQPGQAGGGWDELDSSPSSQNSSCTSNLSRASDSGSGSGSGSHSGTSREPGDLAERAETMPPNDCQQELNLVRTVTQGPRVFLSREETQHFIKECGLLNCEAVLELLLHQLVGTSECEQMRALCAIASFGSADLLPQEHVLLLCRPQLQQLGAGSPGPVTNKATKILRHFEASCRQQFPTGRPRAQPNFAAALVGPADLLTSPVPPPGSQVFLQPLSSTTVVPRSPVPTPSPDTLPPALEDPSEVRPGLVCSSEQGTESEQRQESTDTPGDSSGSCPWSPNSLFAGMELVACPRLPRPSSQDLQADLQKVTAEAPVSEPSAFAFLNM, from the exons ATGGCGGCTGTTCCGCCGCTGCGGGACCGCTTGAGCTTCCTACATAGG CTCCCCATTCTGTTGAAGGGGACCTCGGATGATGACATCCCATGTCCAGGCTACCTGTTTGAAGAGATTGCCA AGATTTCCCACGAGTCACTGGGCAGCAGCCAGTGCCTGCTGGAGTACCTCCTAAACCGCCTAGACAGTAGCTCTGGCCACGTGAAGCTCAAG GTGCTGAAGATCTTGCTTTACCTGTGTGGTCAcggctcttcctccttcctgctcaTTCTTAGGAGAAACTCTGCTCTCATCCAGGAAGCCACAG CTTTCGCAGGGCCTCCAGATCCTCTTCATGGAAATAGCTTGTACCAGAAGGTGCGGGCGGCTGCCCAG GACCTGGGTAGCACCCTGTTCTCAGACGCCATGCCGCAGCCTCCCTCACAGCCGCTCCAGACCCTGCCTCCTGCAG GCATGGGCGCCCAGGCCAGACCTCATGGTGCTCTGCAAGGCTTTGGCTACACTAAGGAGAGTGGCCGGACAG GCTCCGCAGGTGAAACCTTCCTCTCCACCATCCAGAGGGCTGCAGAGGTGGTGGCTAATGCTGTGCGTCCTGGGCCTGATAACCCTTGTACCAAGGGACCCTCGCCATATGGTGAAACCTATCAGCCTGCAGTGACACCTTCAGCTAGCCTCACACATCCCAACCCTGGGAATCTACTTCCTGGGGCCGTCCTGGGGGCCAGAG CTGTGAGACACCAGCCTGGGCAGGCCGGCGGAGGCTGGGATGAGCTGGACAGCAGTCCCagttcccagaattcctcctgcACCAGCAACCTCAGCAGGGCCTCGGACTCAGGGAGTGGGTCTGGCAGTGGCAGCCACTCGGGCACCAGCCGGGAGCCAGGTGACCTGGCAGAAAG GGCTGAGACCATGCCCCCAAATGACTGCCAGCAAGAACTGAATCTAGTGAGGACTGTGACACAGGGGCCACGTGTCTTCCTGAGCCGTGAGGAGACACAGCATTTCATCAAAGA GTGCGGCCTGCTCAACTGTGAGGCTGTGCTGGAGCTGCTCCTCCACCAGCTGGTCGGGACCAGTGAGTGTGAGCAGATg AGGGCGCTGTGTGCCATCGCATCCTTTGGGAGTGCTGACCTCCTGCCTCAGGAACATGTCCTCCTCCTGTGCCGACCGCAGCTGCAGCAACTTGGTGCAGGAAGCCCTGGACCTGTGACCAACAAAGCCACCAAG ATCCTGAGACACTTTGAAGCCTCCTGTAGACAACAGTTCCCTACCGGAAGGCCCCGTGCCCAGCCCAACTTCGCAGCTGCCCTTGTGGGCCCAGCTGACCTGCTGACCAGCCCTGTGCCTCCCCCTGGGAGCCAGGTCTTCCTCCAGCCTCTTAGCTCTACCACAGTCGTGCCCAGGAGTCCTGTGCCCACTCCATCCCCAGATACCTTACCTCCTGCCCTGGAGGATCCCAGCGAGGTCAGGCCCGGATTGGTCTGTTCTAGTGAACAAGGGACAGAGtctgagcagaggcaggagagcacAGACACCCCAGGGGATAGCTCTGGTTCATGCCCGTGGAGCCCCAACTCTTTGTTTGCTGGCATGGAACTGGTGGCTTGCCCCCGCCTGCCCCGCCCCAGCTCTCAGGATCTCCAGGCAGATTTACAGAAGGTGACCGCAGAAGCTCCAGTCTCAGAGCCATCAGCGTTTGCGTTTTTAAACATGTGA
- the Tepsin gene encoding AP-4 complex accessory subunit tepsin isoform X2, producing MMTSHVQATCLKRLPISHESLGSSQCLLEYLLNRLDSSSGHVKLKVLKILLYLCGHGSSSFLLILRRNSALIQEATAFAGPPDPLHGNSLYQKVRAAAQDLGSTLFSDAMPQPPSQPLQTLPPAGMGAQARPHGALQGFGYTKESGRTGSAGETFLSTIQRAAEVVANAVRPGPDNPCTKGPSPYGETYQPAVTPSASLTHPNPGNLLPGAVLGARAVRHQPGQAGGGWDELDSSPSSQNSSCTSNLSRASDSGSGSGSGSHSGTSREPGDLAERAETMPPNDCQQELNLVRTVTQGPRVFLSREETQHFIKECGLLNCEAVLELLLHQLVGTSECEQMRALCAIASFGSADLLPQEHVLLLCRPQLQQLGAGSPGPVTNKATKILRHFEASCRQQFPTGRPRAQPNFAAALVGPADLLTSPVPPPGSQVFLQPLSSTTVVPRSPVPTPSPDTLPPALEDPSEVRPGLVCSSEQGTESEQRQESTDTPGDSSGSCPWSPNSLFAGMELVACPRLPRPSSQDLQADLQKVTAEAPVSEPSAFAFLNM from the exons ATGATGACATCCCATGTCCAGGCTACCTGTTTGAAGAGATTGCCA ATTTCCCACGAGTCACTGGGCAGCAGCCAGTGCCTGCTGGAGTACCTCCTAAACCGCCTAGACAGTAGCTCTGGCCACGTGAAGCTCAAG GTGCTGAAGATCTTGCTTTACCTGTGTGGTCAcggctcttcctccttcctgctcaTTCTTAGGAGAAACTCTGCTCTCATCCAGGAAGCCACAG CTTTCGCAGGGCCTCCAGATCCTCTTCATGGAAATAGCTTGTACCAGAAGGTGCGGGCGGCTGCCCAG GACCTGGGTAGCACCCTGTTCTCAGACGCCATGCCGCAGCCTCCCTCACAGCCGCTCCAGACCCTGCCTCCTGCAG GCATGGGCGCCCAGGCCAGACCTCATGGTGCTCTGCAAGGCTTTGGCTACACTAAGGAGAGTGGCCGGACAG GCTCCGCAGGTGAAACCTTCCTCTCCACCATCCAGAGGGCTGCAGAGGTGGTGGCTAATGCTGTGCGTCCTGGGCCTGATAACCCTTGTACCAAGGGACCCTCGCCATATGGTGAAACCTATCAGCCTGCAGTGACACCTTCAGCTAGCCTCACACATCCCAACCCTGGGAATCTACTTCCTGGGGCCGTCCTGGGGGCCAGAG CTGTGAGACACCAGCCTGGGCAGGCCGGCGGAGGCTGGGATGAGCTGGACAGCAGTCCCagttcccagaattcctcctgcACCAGCAACCTCAGCAGGGCCTCGGACTCAGGGAGTGGGTCTGGCAGTGGCAGCCACTCGGGCACCAGCCGGGAGCCAGGTGACCTGGCAGAAAG GGCTGAGACCATGCCCCCAAATGACTGCCAGCAAGAACTGAATCTAGTGAGGACTGTGACACAGGGGCCACGTGTCTTCCTGAGCCGTGAGGAGACACAGCATTTCATCAAAGA GTGCGGCCTGCTCAACTGTGAGGCTGTGCTGGAGCTGCTCCTCCACCAGCTGGTCGGGACCAGTGAGTGTGAGCAGATg AGGGCGCTGTGTGCCATCGCATCCTTTGGGAGTGCTGACCTCCTGCCTCAGGAACATGTCCTCCTCCTGTGCCGACCGCAGCTGCAGCAACTTGGTGCAGGAAGCCCTGGACCTGTGACCAACAAAGCCACCAAG ATCCTGAGACACTTTGAAGCCTCCTGTAGACAACAGTTCCCTACCGGAAGGCCCCGTGCCCAGCCCAACTTCGCAGCTGCCCTTGTGGGCCCAGCTGACCTGCTGACCAGCCCTGTGCCTCCCCCTGGGAGCCAGGTCTTCCTCCAGCCTCTTAGCTCTACCACAGTCGTGCCCAGGAGTCCTGTGCCCACTCCATCCCCAGATACCTTACCTCCTGCCCTGGAGGATCCCAGCGAGGTCAGGCCCGGATTGGTCTGTTCTAGTGAACAAGGGACAGAGtctgagcagaggcaggagagcacAGACACCCCAGGGGATAGCTCTGGTTCATGCCCGTGGAGCCCCAACTCTTTGTTTGCTGGCATGGAACTGGTGGCTTGCCCCCGCCTGCCCCGCCCCAGCTCTCAGGATCTCCAGGCAGATTTACAGAAGGTGACCGCAGAAGCTCCAGTCTCAGAGCCATCAGCGTTTGCGTTTTTAAACATGTGA